Proteins encoded together in one Micromonospora kangleipakensis window:
- a CDS encoding FAD-dependent oxidoreductase: MTNRADVLVVGGGIIGLTAAVRLRERGARVTLLAADDPADTVSAVAAAVWYPSHTEADPRVLRWAAETHAELGRQAEAGVPGVVARPTRMLLRRPGAGPPWWAAATADLVARPGSGPYSTELRFTAPTVEMLPYLGWLRQRFASAGGRLLRGRLDRLTDGFALAPTVVNATGLAAGRLADDPAVHPARGQVVLVANPGLTTSVRDEENPAGITYVHPRRHDVVLGGTFEPGEWDTRPDPAISAAIRRRCVALVPELAAAPVLAERVGLRPARHGGPRVAVAPEGPPGRRLVHAYGHGGAGVTLSWGCAAEVARLALDDADGPRPAQRSTRNASR; encoded by the coding sequence ATGACGAACCGGGCGGACGTGCTGGTGGTCGGTGGCGGGATCATCGGGTTGACGGCGGCGGTGCGGCTGCGGGAACGCGGAGCGCGGGTGACCCTGCTGGCCGCCGACGACCCGGCGGACACCGTCTCGGCGGTGGCCGCCGCGGTCTGGTACCCCAGCCACACCGAGGCGGACCCGCGGGTGCTGCGCTGGGCCGCCGAGACCCACGCCGAGCTGGGCCGGCAGGCCGAGGCGGGCGTGCCGGGGGTGGTGGCCCGGCCGACCCGGATGCTGCTGCGGCGGCCGGGGGCGGGCCCGCCCTGGTGGGCGGCGGCGACCGCGGACCTGGTCGCCCGGCCGGGCAGCGGGCCGTACTCGACGGAGCTGCGGTTCACCGCGCCGACGGTGGAGATGCTGCCGTACCTGGGCTGGCTGCGGCAGCGGTTCGCCAGCGCCGGCGGGCGGTTGCTGCGCGGCCGGCTCGACCGGCTCACCGACGGCTTCGCCCTGGCGCCGACGGTCGTCAACGCCACCGGGCTGGCCGCCGGTCGGCTCGCCGACGACCCGGCCGTGCACCCGGCACGGGGGCAGGTCGTGCTGGTCGCGAACCCGGGGTTGACCACCTCGGTCCGGGACGAGGAGAACCCGGCGGGGATCACCTACGTGCACCCGCGCCGGCACGACGTGGTGCTCGGCGGCACGTTCGAGCCGGGCGAGTGGGACACCCGGCCCGACCCGGCCATCTCGGCGGCGATCCGGCGCCGCTGCGTGGCCCTGGTGCCGGAGCTGGCCGCCGCGCCGGTGCTCGCCGAACGGGTCGGGCTGCGACCGGCCCGGCACGGCGGCCCGCGGGTGGCGGTGGCGCCGGAGGGTCCGCCCGGGCGGCGGCTGGTGCACGCCTACGGCCACGGGGGCGCGGGGGTCACCCTCTCGTGGGGCTGCGCGGCCGAGGTGGCCCGGCTGGCGCTGGACGACGCGGATGGCCCTCGGCCGGCTCAGCGCAGCACGCGGAACGCCAGCAGGTAG